AATTGCTCAAACTGCTCGTGAACTGTTGGCTGAAAGTACAGCTCCTTCCAAAATGCGTGGTGTTGAGCACCTTGATTCAAAAATGATTACCCAATTCTGTGATGAAGGTGATGAGTTGGCTATTGAAGTCTATCGTCGAACCGGTCAGATTTTCGGACGTGCACTTGCTACTTACGCTACATTGGTCAATCCAGAGGCTATTATTGTTACAGGTGGCGTATCACAGGCAGGCGAATGGCTGTTAAAGCCAACGCGTGAGTCGTTCGAAAAGCACATATTCCGTAACATGGTTGGTAAAGTTCGCATTATGCTTTCTGACCTGCATAATGCCGAGCGCGATGTCTTAGGTGCCAGTGCATTGGCATGGGAAGTTCCCGAATATTCATTGTTCAAATAGACAGTCTTAATTAAGAGATATAAAAAGCTGCTTAATCTCCTGAAGGATTAAGCAGCTTTTTTGTATGTATTATTCGTTACAGTCAGGATCAATACCTGTGCCTACGTTTGCTTTTGGGAAAGCAGTGATACGTAGTCGGGCGGCTCCCATAGGAACCAGCTTTATATCCTCTACCTCTTGGCTGCGTTGAGCATAACGGGTGGGTAGATCTGCTGTCATTCCGGTCTCGTCGAATCCCCATGATGGAATGCGTTGAGCCTTTGCCGTGAATTGAAGGGGAACCGATTCAAGTGTGAAAGGATAATTGTCTGCAGGCCAAGGACGGCGGATGACAGAAAGGTCTAAGGGCATTCCTTCGTCGTTGGTCACTAGGGCATAGTTCCATGGGCTGTCGGCGAAGATTTCATATGCCGGCCAAAGAGATTTGTCAACACTTGCCTGCCAGTGACTGTCGTCCTGCACAATTTCTGGGTCGCTGCTGTCACGCTTGTTGTATCGCTCGTCAATCTGAAGTGAGAGCGTCAGTGGTCCGTAATCTACTGTAAGGCTGCCTTTGTTCTGTTGCCAGGTGCGCATACTGATATTCATTGGCAAAGTAAGGCGTAGTTCGTCTCCCTCTTTCCAGGTGTTATTCAGACATACATACTTTCCTGCTTGCAGAGAAATGGCATCGATGGCATTACCATTGAGCGTGATTGAGGCTTCATTGGCCCACTTCGGTATTCTCAGGTAAAGAGGGAAGGCTGTTGGCTCAGAGGTATGGATGGTCATTGAAACCTGTTCTTCGAAAGGATAGTTAGAGTTGATGTCGAGGGTTACGGTTTTTCCGTCAGCTACCTCAGCCGTTGTCTCACTGGCCAGGTAAACCATCGCGGCAAGACCCTTGTCGGCAGTCTGCATTACCAGATGCTCAGTAAGGTAAGGCCATCCCATGCCGTGGTTATGCTGACAGCAGCGGCTGCTGAAAGGACTCATGGAAAGCATGCCACGCAGACTGTTGTCAATGCTGGGAGCATGATTTTTACCGTCGCTGACAGCCATGTTGGGAGAAGTGATATAGCGTAGTGCACGCATATCAGAGGTTAGAGCAGCTGGCAGCGTGTTGAAAGCCACATCCTCCAGATGGTCTGCCCATGCAGGGTCACCAGTAATTCCCATCATCATCTCATCGCTGGCCATCTGTTCCACAACGGCACATGTTTCAGCACCCTGACGTGGATCGCTATATCCTTGACGGGCATTCTCGTCGGCTCCATACATGCCGCCAGGCACCTGTCCGTAGCGCTTTCTCATTTCACGCTGATTGTTATAGGCACACTGCAACATGTCCTCTTCGCCTGTATATACATAATAGGTGGCAGGTTCACGGAATCCCTGGGCCACATTCACACCGTGGTAGTTTGGCAGGTCATCTTTCATTGTCCAGTCAACACCGCAACGATGCAGCTTAGCGATAAGGGGCAGTATAGTTTCGTCTCCGGTTTGGTTATACAGCCAGATTACGCTCCATTCGTTGTCGCTGCCACGTTTCCCTTGCCATAATCCCTTGAGGAAATGGTCGTCTGGAATAGTCATTTCCCATTTGAAGTAGTTCTTCATTGCTGTGAGTACACGCTCATCGCCACTGTGCTCGTAGTAGGTCTGAAGCGCCCATAGCATAGGCATCTTTGCCCACAGGTCGGGAGTGTTGGGATCACCATCAGTACCGCTGGGGCCAAGTTCGCCGTTCGATTTCAGATGACTCAGTACGGCATCAAACCATACCTGTGCTTCTTGTTTCATCTGCTCGTCGTCAAGTATATAAGCCAGCGACGAATATCCGCGCAGCCAGTAGGGAACTTCCTCCCATCCGTGATC
The sequence above is a segment of the Prevotella sp. E9-3 genome. Coding sequences within it:
- a CDS encoding beta-L-arabinofuranosidase domain-containing protein — its product is MKKIFNLLAVTAATLVSTTAFSQAEVKITDRPSETVYRAPLHGGYLKKLPVGKVQPKGWLREILDRQSKGLNGQLGTVSAWLDKNNNQWLSDRGDHGWEEVPYWLRGYSSLAYILDDEQMKQEAQVWFDAVLSHLKSNGELGPSGTDGDPNTPDLWAKMPMLWALQTYYEHSGDERVLTAMKNYFKWEMTIPDDHFLKGLWQGKRGSDNEWSVIWLYNQTGDETILPLIAKLHRCGVDWTMKDDLPNYHGVNVAQGFREPATYYVYTGEEDMLQCAYNNQREMRKRYGQVPGGMYGADENARQGYSDPRQGAETCAVVEQMASDEMMMGITGDPAWADHLEDVAFNTLPAALTSDMRALRYITSPNMAVSDGKNHAPSIDNSLRGMLSMSPFSSRCCQHNHGMGWPYLTEHLVMQTADKGLAAMVYLASETTAEVADGKTVTLDINSNYPFEEQVSMTIHTSEPTAFPLYLRIPKWANEASITLNGNAIDAISLQAGKYVCLNNTWKEGDELRLTLPMNISMRTWQQNKGSLTVDYGPLTLSLQIDERYNKRDSSDPEIVQDDSHWQASVDKSLWPAYEIFADSPWNYALVTNDEGMPLDLSVIRRPWPADNYPFTLESVPLQFTAKAQRIPSWGFDETGMTADLPTRYAQRSQEVEDIKLVPMGAARLRITAFPKANVGTGIDPDCNE